A region of Flocculibacter collagenilyticus DNA encodes the following proteins:
- a CDS encoding helix-turn-helix domain-containing protein, protein MNNKTELTIREVSIQCGIPTPTLRFYEEKGLISSIGRKGITRVFKSSVIEQLSLISLARYAGFALDEIAGMFSPNGTPTINRDQLLTKAEHLERKIQQLSAMRDGLRHVANCPEENQLTCPKFQALVTKAAKAQLLEDKRRHLNKSAK, encoded by the coding sequence ATGAATAATAAAACCGAATTAACCATCAGAGAGGTCTCAATTCAATGTGGCATTCCGACGCCCACACTGCGCTTTTACGAAGAGAAAGGGCTAATTTCATCAATAGGCAGAAAAGGCATTACCAGAGTGTTTAAATCGAGTGTTATTGAGCAACTGTCATTAATATCACTTGCTCGATATGCGGGGTTTGCTTTAGATGAGATTGCTGGCATGTTTTCACCCAATGGCACGCCAACCATTAACAGAGATCAGCTTCTTACAAAGGCAGAGCATTTAGAAAGAAAAATTCAACAATTATCGGCCATGCGTGACGGGCTGCGCCACGTTGCTAACTGCCCTGAAGAAAACCAACTGACATGCCCTAAGTTTCAAGCACTTGTCACCAAGGCAGCAAAAGCACAACTACTTGAAGATAAAAGAAGACATTTAAATAAAAGCGCCAAGTAA
- a CDS encoding MFS transporter, which yields MIEKSNNTPALRQPISSSVGITVVLAMTVFITSLAISSVNIILPRLVGALGSNFEDVQWVTIAYMLSLTPTLIITGQLSDTLGRKPLFLLGLIIFTLSAGMCGLIDNLGLLITVRAIQGVGGAILITLTLAIISDVFPKRNVAAVIGLTGSMSALGTALGPVISGILADLINWQSVFLIKAFLGGVTFLIAYKYLPDIPNPHRAQTKKKFSVDYLGIVLLFLSIVIYTFSLKEAVHIVSAKSVGLFFVSMLFLWLFIHAEKQAQSPLINFTLFSNGERVTSLFSNLMVSTVAMTSMVIGPFYLSIALQLSLVHIGFVIAVSPCAVAITSSIVGRFATVDKLTDIILTGLFIMVLGTFCMTQLTVEHGLVGYMACTVVISIGYAIFLSANNTFTMINAPANSRGSVSGILNLSRMLGLLTGASLMSSIFASNSGMTSTSVTHSQLIEAGLHSAYYLACLLLVVAILAQITARITTPITTRH from the coding sequence GTGATAGAAAAGTCAAACAATACCCCAGCATTACGTCAGCCTATTTCTTCAAGTGTTGGTATCACCGTAGTGCTAGCCATGACGGTATTTATTACGTCACTTGCGATTAGTAGCGTGAACATTATCTTACCTAGATTAGTGGGAGCGTTAGGTTCAAATTTTGAAGACGTTCAATGGGTAACAATTGCCTATATGCTTTCTTTAACTCCTACTTTAATAATTACTGGTCAGTTAAGTGATACGCTCGGTCGTAAGCCACTGTTTTTATTAGGGCTCATCATATTCACTCTTTCTGCGGGAATGTGTGGGTTGATAGATAATTTAGGGTTGCTAATTACAGTAAGAGCAATACAAGGGGTGGGTGGTGCAATCTTAATTACCCTTACGTTGGCAATTATTAGTGATGTTTTTCCTAAGCGTAACGTTGCCGCAGTTATCGGGTTAACAGGAAGTATGTCTGCCTTAGGTACTGCTCTTGGGCCTGTTATCAGCGGCATACTTGCCGACTTAATTAACTGGCAGAGCGTTTTTTTAATAAAAGCGTTTTTAGGTGGTGTCACCTTCCTGATAGCTTACAAGTACTTACCTGACATACCTAATCCACACCGTGCGCAAACCAAAAAGAAATTTTCTGTTGATTACCTAGGTATTGTCTTACTTTTTTTATCCATTGTTATTTACACCTTTAGCCTTAAAGAGGCAGTGCATATTGTTAGTGCGAAAAGCGTCGGTTTATTCTTTGTTTCGATGTTGTTCTTGTGGCTTTTTATTCATGCGGAAAAGCAGGCCCAATCTCCGTTGATCAATTTTACTTTGTTTAGTAACGGTGAACGTGTAACCAGCCTATTTAGTAATTTAATGGTATCGACGGTGGCGATGACTTCGATGGTTATCGGACCGTTTTATTTATCAATTGCACTACAGCTTAGTTTGGTTCACATAGGCTTTGTGATTGCCGTTAGTCCTTGTGCGGTTGCGATAACATCATCAATAGTTGGACGTTTTGCCACTGTTGATAAATTAACAGACATCATTTTAACGGGTCTATTTATTATGGTGCTTGGCACATTCTGCATGACGCAGTTAACTGTGGAGCATGGTTTAGTGGGTTATATGGCTTGCACGGTTGTTATATCAATTGGTTATGCCATTTTTTTATCTGCGAATAACACATTTACGATGATTAATGCGCCTGCGAATTCTCGCGGTAGCGTATCAGGCATATTAAACCTATCAAGAATGCTTGGCTTACTCACCGGCGCTTCGCTAATGAGTTCAATTTTTGCCAGCAACTCTGGCATGACAAGTACTTCAGTGACTCATTCTCAACTGATAGAGGCCGGGTTGCATTCAGCTTACTACTTAGCATGTTTGTTATTGGTAGTCGCAATATTGGCTCAAATAACTGCACGTATAACAACACCTATAACAACAAGACATTAA
- a CDS encoding L-serine ammonia-lyase, with the protein MISVFDMFSIGIGPSSSHTVGPMRASVKFCETLTEKNLLNEVTSVKAELFGSLGQTGVGHGTGKAVILGLLGYLPESIDPEMIDSLLENVAQTESLNLNNQKYVAFPKQGAIVFHRRKSLPGHANGMTLFAYKGEEVILAESYYSIGGGFIVNADNFESEKNKALDFEESHCPPYPFETAAELVSLCKEHGLSISALMMKNEKSVLPEAEIRERLVQIWHTMKACVSRGINTEGILPGGLKVKRRAPSLYHRLNCENSNDPLQAMDWVNLFALAVNEENAAGGRVVTAPTNGAAGIIPAVLMYYDKFVKEVDDTIAVRYLLTAAAIGILYKKNASISGAEVGCQGEVGVACSMAAGALTEIVGGSVDNVENAAEIGMEHNLGLTCDPVGGLVQVPCIERNAMGAVKAINASRLALRGTGEHKVSLDKVIKTMWDTGNDMKTKYKETARGGLAVNIIEC; encoded by the coding sequence ATGATTAGTGTATTTGACATGTTCAGCATTGGCATTGGTCCATCAAGCTCTCACACCGTAGGGCCGATGCGCGCGTCAGTAAAATTTTGCGAAACATTGACTGAAAAAAACCTCTTAAACGAGGTTACATCGGTAAAAGCAGAGTTATTCGGTTCATTAGGACAAACAGGAGTAGGCCACGGTACAGGTAAAGCCGTTATCTTAGGCTTATTAGGATATTTACCAGAATCTATTGATCCTGAAATGATTGATAGTTTATTAGAAAATGTTGCGCAGACCGAGTCGCTAAATCTTAATAATCAAAAATATGTCGCATTCCCTAAACAGGGTGCAATTGTCTTTCATCGAAGAAAATCATTGCCAGGCCACGCCAATGGTATGACGTTATTTGCTTATAAAGGTGAAGAAGTTATTCTGGCTGAAAGTTATTACTCCATTGGTGGTGGCTTCATTGTCAATGCTGATAACTTTGAAAGTGAGAAAAACAAAGCGCTTGATTTTGAAGAGTCTCATTGTCCTCCGTATCCATTTGAAACGGCAGCAGAATTAGTTTCACTTTGCAAAGAACACGGCTTAAGCATTTCAGCATTAATGATGAAGAATGAAAAGTCGGTATTACCAGAAGCCGAAATAAGAGAACGATTGGTACAAATTTGGCACACCATGAAGGCTTGTGTTTCGCGTGGAATAAATACCGAAGGTATATTACCTGGCGGATTAAAAGTAAAACGCAGAGCGCCCAGCTTATATCACCGCTTAAATTGTGAAAACAGCAACGACCCACTACAAGCAATGGACTGGGTAAATTTATTTGCACTTGCTGTGAATGAAGAGAACGCTGCTGGTGGTCGAGTTGTTACCGCACCCACCAATGGCGCTGCTGGCATTATCCCTGCGGTACTCATGTATTATGATAAGTTTGTTAAAGAAGTGGACGATACAATTGCAGTACGCTACTTACTCACTGCAGCAGCAATTGGGATCTTATATAAAAAGAACGCATCTATTTCGGGTGCTGAAGTTGGCTGCCAAGGCGAAGTTGGTGTTGCATGTTCAATGGCTGCTGGTGCATTAACCGAAATTGTTGGCGGTAGCGTGGACAATGTAGAAAATGCCGCTGAAATTGGCATGGAGCACAACTTAGGGTTAACGTGCGACCCTGTTGGCGGGTTAGTGCAAGTACCTTGCATTGAACGCAACGCAATGGGAGCGGTAAAAGCGATAAACGCGTCTCGATTGGCATTACGTGGTACTGGCGAACATAAGGTATCGTTAGATAAAGTTATCAAAACCATGTGGGATACCGGCAACGATATGAAAACCAAGTACAAAGAAACCGCTCGCGGTGGCCTAGCAGTTAATATTATTGAGTGTTAA
- a CDS encoding CoA pyrophosphatase, giving the protein MTLEEFITRFNLFQPEGIVTPFHKQPKLRQASVLIPLIDHGTSLSILLTKRAAHLKHHPGQISFPGGRAEPYDNSVVDTALRETEEEIQISREHVNVIGVLPQYATISGYMITPVIGVIESGYESVNDENEVVDAFEVPFEFFLYRQNQHQLMVHRLGQQYPIHFMPYNDKFIWGATAAMLNQLIHQIEYQ; this is encoded by the coding sequence ATGACGCTTGAGGAATTCATTACTCGTTTTAATTTATTTCAACCCGAAGGCATTGTAACTCCTTTTCACAAGCAGCCTAAATTAAGGCAAGCGAGTGTCCTCATTCCATTAATTGATCATGGCACTTCATTATCTATCTTACTCACAAAACGTGCTGCACATTTAAAGCATCATCCTGGGCAAATTAGTTTTCCGGGTGGACGAGCCGAGCCTTATGATAATTCAGTTGTAGACACCGCGTTGCGTGAAACTGAAGAAGAAATCCAAATTTCACGCGAACATGTCAACGTTATTGGCGTGTTGCCGCAATATGCAACTATTTCAGGATATATGATCACGCCAGTCATTGGAGTAATTGAAAGTGGTTACGAAAGCGTAAACGACGAAAATGAAGTGGTTGATGCGTTTGAAGTTCCCTTTGAGTTCTTTCTTTATCGCCAAAACCAACATCAACTTATGGTACATCGGCTTGGCCAACAATACCCTATCCACTTTATGCCTTATAATGATAAGTTTATTTGGGGCGCAACCGCGGCCATGCTTAACCAACTGATTCATCAAATTGAATACCAATAA
- the pabB gene encoding aminodeoxychorismate synthase component I: protein MSKPIFIQSFDRAITHSITDLSCVFPLFKDLPWAMLLDSANSNHVNSQYDILVAAPIHKVEAKNNRVFIDGHDVESDPFSAINTTLKKAGLYQVKRPANALDNDASQLPFLGGALGYFGYDTGRYIEKLPQHANNDINIPDMAVGIYHWALIYDNKTRTLWLIDHSDNAQQRFDDISQQLLTQQHININQTFYITDQWSANMSAKDYENKFNAVQRYIREGDCYQINLAQRFSASYSGDEWQAYRLLRKENRAPFSAFLSFDEFSILSISPERFLQLNGQTIQTKPIKGTRPRSTNAEQDNALAAELKAAEKDRAENVMIVDLLRNDISKVSQPGTVKVPHLFEIESFPAVHHLVSTVVGEIAQPNTACDLLRAAFPGGSITGAPKIRAMEIIEELEPHCRTVYCGSIGYICATGNMDTSITIRTLVAKDNTLFCWAGGGLVADSVMHSEYQETYDKVNKILPVLASLNKLESN, encoded by the coding sequence ATGTCAAAACCCATTTTCATCCAGTCGTTCGACCGTGCCATTACACACTCAATTACCGACTTATCGTGCGTTTTTCCATTATTTAAAGACTTACCATGGGCCATGTTGCTTGATTCAGCCAACAGCAACCATGTAAATAGCCAGTATGACATTCTTGTTGCTGCACCTATTCATAAAGTTGAAGCCAAAAATAACCGTGTATTTATAGATGGCCATGACGTTGAATCAGACCCCTTTTCGGCAATAAATACCACCTTAAAGAAAGCGGGCCTCTATCAAGTAAAACGGCCTGCCAATGCCTTGGATAATGATGCTAGCCAATTACCTTTTTTAGGTGGTGCATTAGGCTACTTTGGCTATGATACTGGACGATACATTGAAAAACTGCCGCAGCATGCAAATAACGATATCAATATTCCTGACATGGCTGTTGGCATTTATCATTGGGCGCTTATATACGACAACAAAACGCGCACGTTATGGTTGATTGACCATTCCGATAATGCGCAACAGCGGTTTGACGATATTTCACAGCAACTGCTTACACAGCAACATATAAATATAAATCAAACTTTTTATATCACTGATCAATGGTCAGCTAACATGTCCGCAAAAGATTACGAGAATAAATTTAATGCGGTTCAGCGTTATATTCGCGAAGGTGATTGTTACCAAATCAATTTAGCACAACGGTTCTCTGCGTCGTACTCTGGGGATGAGTGGCAAGCATATCGTTTATTACGAAAAGAAAATCGTGCACCTTTTTCTGCCTTTTTATCGTTCGACGAGTTCAGTATCTTGAGCATTAGCCCTGAACGCTTTTTACAGTTAAACGGTCAGACTATTCAAACGAAGCCGATTAAGGGAACACGCCCACGCTCCACCAACGCAGAACAAGACAACGCATTAGCAGCAGAGTTAAAAGCCGCAGAGAAAGATCGTGCTGAAAATGTCATGATTGTTGATTTATTAAGAAACGATATCAGTAAAGTGAGTCAGCCAGGCACGGTAAAAGTGCCACATTTATTTGAGATTGAGAGTTTTCCTGCAGTCCATCATTTAGTGAGTACGGTAGTAGGTGAAATTGCACAACCTAATACTGCCTGCGACTTGTTAAGAGCTGCATTTCCTGGCGGGTCCATTACGGGCGCACCTAAAATTAGAGCCATGGAGATCATTGAGGAGTTAGAGCCTCATTGCAGAACAGTGTATTGCGGCTCTATTGGTTATATTTGTGCAACAGGTAATATGGACACCAGTATTACTATTCGTACACTTGTAGCTAAAGATAATACGCTATTTTGTTGGGCTGGCGGCGGCTTAGTGGCAGATTCAGTTATGCATAGTGAATATCAAGAAACCTATGATAAAGTAAATAAGATTTTACCTGTATTAGCAAGTTTGAATAAATTGGAAAGCAACTAA
- a CDS encoding fumarate hydratase, whose translation MTVIRQQDFIDSVEDALQYISYYHPLDFVQALEKAYNKEQSQAAKDAIAQILINSRMSAEGHRPICQDTGIVTCFVKVGMDVKWDKTDLTVQQMVDEGTRRAYLNPDNPLRASIVADPAGKRSNTKDNTPAVVHIDMVAGNKVEVMIAAKGGGSENKSKMAMLNPSDSIADWVVKTIPTMGAGWCPPGMIGLGIGGTAEKSAVLAKESLMDPVDIQELMDRGPENAEEELRLEIFKRVNDLGIGAQGLGGLTTVVDVKINSVPTHAASKPITMIPNCAATRHAHFVLDGSGPYDQKPPKLEDWPKVTWELGDNVRRVNLDDITKEDIKEWRTGETVLLSGKILTGRDAAHKRIQGLIESGEPLPEGVDFNGKFIYYVGPVDAVGDEVVGPAGPTTSTRMDKFTDMMLEKTGLAGMIGKAERGPATVESIKQHQAVYLMAVGGAAYLVAKAIKKARVVAFEDLGMEAIYEFEVEDMPVTVAVDSQGTNAHERGPAIWKAKIEELDGELSK comes from the coding sequence ATGACGGTAATCCGCCAGCAAGATTTCATCGACAGTGTTGAAGATGCACTGCAATACATCTCTTATTATCATCCACTCGATTTTGTTCAAGCATTAGAAAAAGCCTATAACAAAGAACAGAGCCAAGCTGCCAAGGATGCGATAGCACAAATCCTAATTAATTCACGAATGTCTGCTGAAGGGCATCGTCCTATCTGTCAAGACACGGGTATTGTTACTTGTTTTGTAAAAGTAGGCATGGATGTTAAGTGGGACAAAACCGACTTAACCGTTCAGCAAATGGTTGATGAAGGCACACGTAGAGCATATTTGAATCCAGACAATCCGTTACGTGCTTCAATTGTTGCCGACCCAGCTGGGAAACGTTCTAATACAAAAGATAATACGCCAGCGGTTGTTCATATTGATATGGTTGCTGGCAATAAAGTTGAAGTGATGATTGCTGCAAAAGGTGGCGGTTCAGAGAACAAGTCTAAAATGGCTATGTTGAATCCTTCAGACTCTATTGCTGATTGGGTAGTGAAAACGATTCCTACTATGGGGGCAGGTTGGTGTCCTCCAGGGATGATTGGTCTTGGTATTGGTGGCACGGCAGAGAAATCTGCGGTATTGGCAAAAGAGTCGCTAATGGATCCAGTCGATATTCAAGAGTTAATGGACCGTGGCCCTGAAAATGCCGAAGAAGAGCTACGTTTAGAAATCTTCAAACGTGTGAATGACCTAGGTATTGGCGCACAGGGTTTAGGTGGTTTAACAACGGTCGTTGATGTAAAAATTAACTCAGTTCCAACTCATGCAGCCTCAAAACCGATTACGATGATCCCAAACTGTGCTGCAACTCGTCATGCGCATTTTGTACTTGATGGTTCGGGCCCTTACGATCAAAAGCCACCAAAGCTAGAAGATTGGCCAAAAGTCACATGGGAGCTAGGTGATAACGTGCGTCGTGTTAATTTGGATGATATTACCAAAGAAGACATCAAAGAGTGGCGCACCGGCGAAACAGTGTTGTTATCAGGTAAAATATTAACTGGTCGTGATGCGGCGCATAAGCGTATTCAAGGTTTGATTGAGAGTGGTGAACCATTGCCTGAAGGTGTCGACTTCAATGGTAAATTTATTTATTACGTTGGCCCAGTAGATGCGGTTGGCGACGAGGTTGTTGGGCCAGCAGGACCTACAACATCAACCCGAATGGATAAATTTACTGACATGATGCTAGAAAAAACAGGGCTAGCAGGCATGATTGGTAAAGCTGAACGTGGCCCTGCAACAGTTGAAAGTATTAAACAGCATCAAGCGGTTTACTTAATGGCTGTTGGTGGCGCCGCTTACTTAGTGGCAAAAGCAATTAAGAAAGCACGTGTGGTTGCGTTTGAAGACTTGGGTATGGAAGCAATTTACGAGTTTGAAGTTGAAGATATGCCAGTTACGGTGGCCGTAGATAGCCAAGGCACTAATGCACATGAGCGTGGTCCTGCAATCTGGAAAGCCAAAATAGAAGAACTTGATGGTGAGCTATCTAAATAA